CTAAATATCGATCATATTCACATGCATTCTTTCATCGTCTCTGCAATCCTGCAATAGGCTACATTACATCCAAGCGAACGATTGCACCTATTCTCGAGGGTGATGTGGCGAAGTGGCAGACCAGTGTGGCTTGTCATTGTGGGATGAAACTCGGTTTTTGGGAATGTCTACCATATTTTGATCATTTGGCCCTGCGTTTCTTCCCAAATGACGCAGATATGAGGACTCACAGCCTTCCTTGGAGTTtaagaagatgaagactcATACCAACATCCCCATGATAGTACAGTAAGAGCTAATGTGAAAGGGTACGACTTTGAGCATCAATCTCCAAAGTACTGTAGACAAATTAAGTTCTTATTGATCCTTGGCTATACTTCTGTAACCACTAACACCACGGGAATTGAAAAAGTCAGTGCCCTACGGACCATCCGTTGCCCTTTTCTCTGAACAcgagaaagaaagaaagaagccaaagatcaaagataaCGAAAGGGGCCGCTTCATTTTGCTCGCCTACGAAAAATGCGACTACCTCTGCAAACGTTATTTACCATCCTCCTATTCCTCACTCTTCAATCTCCCATATCAGCGTTCCTAAACCTATCTTTCCtatccccttcttcaccgacgatatcttcatcactcaAAGGTAAGAACCTCATACCTCTTAAACAATacctatcttcttccaagagGACAACTCAGCCCAGGAGATTTGGTTATTTCTCATTTTCGAGACATCCTAGATCTCTACCCGATTGGGATCCTCTGGAGGGCGTAGAAGGGGTATTGGTACATCGTGGTATAATACCCAATCAGGAAGTGACAAGCCTAAAAGCTGAATCTGTGGCTATCGACCAACTTCCCAACGATGATCCGGTTGAAATGAGAGAGGAAGACATGGAGGGACAGTtagaagaaagggatgatgatgaggatgaggaggaggaggaggaggaggagttTATATTGGAAGATTGTGAAAAACGACAAGACAATGTTAATCTGGGTAATAGTCAATCGTTAATAGCGGAATTAGGTTCCATCCCGCAGGAAGAAGTCAGCCTAGCGCAAACCCAGTCCCAGGAAGATATAGGTGCGAGTGACCAGTTGGACATTGATCCCTCATCGTCCGTGTCGATGTCAACGGACGGAGGCGCAGGCGATACGAGGAAGCATAATGATAAGATCCTATGGTCAGGTTTAGAGTCTTTGTTACCGCTCGAAAAAGGGAtaatgaagaagagacatAGTGATAAATCTGGTGGGGGACGGAAGTACCATTCAAGTGATGGGGGTGGTAAGGATGACGAGGGAGATTATAGTCcgggaaggggaagaaaagGGAGTCATGGAGATGATTATGGTTCgggaaggaaaggatatGGTAAACATGATAACGGTTATGACAGTGGAAGTAGGCATTCTGGACAAGGGCAAGGAGGATGGAATGATGCTAATAAATCTCATCGTGGGGGAAATAAGAACGGTGAAGGTCGACCTGGTGCTGATGGATGGCATAAAGGTGGTTCAGGCGATGGcgggaatgagaatggacGATATCAAGAAGACTGGGAAAgaccttcctcatcctcatcgaacAATCATCATGGTCACGGCTCAGGGAGcaacgacgatgatggagacGAAGGGTGGTATCACGGTGATGGTTCAGATTCAAGTCCAAAAGGAGACGGAAATaggaatgggaaatgggaCGAGGGACCATACCGTCCTTGGAAATCCAACTCGAATACCAATTCAATTTgggatcatcatccttcttcgtcggaCTGGGACAACCATCCATGGCATCCCTCATCAAATACCAACACTAATTCTGACACCGACCATGGTTTTTCCAGTCAATCCTCATCGAACAACCATCGTACGGACTGTACGAACCTTTCCAGCTTCTACAAATCAGCCCAACAGAATGGAGGAGAATGGCTCAGACATAATGGATGGTCTTCCTCTGGCACCAACGGAGATGACACACCCGATTGCTGTACATGGTTTGGAGTGACTTGCGATCCGATTTCCAGGAGAGTCACTGCGCTGAATCTGAGAAATAACGGGCTGGAAGTTGATCTGTTTAGGAGTTTGTTCAACTTGGATGCACTGATGAGACTGTGAGTGTGTCCAAGCTCAAGTGGTTCAACGAACAAAGCATATAATGAACATCGCCTTGACACTAATCTTTTCTGCATACTCGTCTAGCGATTTGTCCCAAAATACACTCTCCTCTTTACCAGACACATTTGATTCCCTACCCCGACTTATCCATTTAAatatctcatcctcttctctatcatccttcatccctAGCTCCATATCAACTTCGACCTCATTGATCAACCTTGATCTATCGAATAACCTTTTGGTCGGGAACGTTCATCTGTCCGCATCAACGTTGAAATCGGTCGATCTGTCAAATAACAAATTGAGCAGTTTCTCAATTAGCCCAAGTGGGATGAACAGTCTGAGTAAATTTGTATTGAAGAATAATAACTTCGAGGGTGAATTACCTGATTTGAGTGGGTTGAGGAGTTTGCAGAGTTTGGATGTTTCTTATAACAAGTGAGTTGGCTTGTGTCGAATCGTAATGCTTCCGAAATAGGGTAAAGGCTGATTACAATGCCATGAACTTGTGAATTCCCAGCTTGTAAGTACAGTGCTCTCTTGTATGACATTCACCAGGAGTTGTGATCGCATTACAAGCTCCGTGAGGTTTTTTTCAGCCACTAATGTGTTTATTCTTCCCCTCGTCTAGTACTGGAGCATTATTCGATACATCAAATCTCACCAATCTTACAAGATTAGACGTTCGTTCGAATCAATTGACAGGTAAGTCACATACCCTCGATACCATTTTTTCAAACCAATAATACCCTTCTCCGATCGATACTGACCTCCCCTCATTATCTGTATCAGGATCCTTCCCCATcctcccatcatcaatccaatcaCTATATTTATCCTCCAACCAATTCACCGGTCCTATACTCTCTCTCCCTGCTCCAAAGGATTTGACAAGCTGTTATATCCTACCTAATAATttctcaccatgtccatCGAAAGAAGACCTAAGTGACCCAAATACGTTGGCTTCGAAATGTCATCTCAAAACATGtggtcaacaacaaccaaccATCACAGTCGGTTCGTCAAGCACTAGTGGAGGTGGGACGGGAGCGACAATTGATGCATCTCAAGTATCTGTCACTACTCTACCCAACTCGCAAAAGGGAATTCCAGTAAATCCTTTACCTGGTGAAAACCTGAATAACTCCCAGAATGGAGGACAACCTGTAGTAGGAGTGCCTTCCAATGAGTGGCAGGGATTGAGATCGAAAAATCAACAAAATCAACTTCCACAAGCCCAATCCCAGAGGTTAGGCTCAAATAAGTTGAGTAGTGAGGGGTCAAATACGATACATATCCATGGGCGATATACCATAGTAGTCGGTTTATTCGTTTCATACGTTTTATTCTCTTTTGGTTCATTGTGACGAATATAACGATAGCTACGACTTTCGGTTGATGACATAACGATAATGTATAATGCAAGCTTTCCTCCTTACCTTCAATTATATCCCGGACAGACAACAAATGATGCTCTATTGCTATGCAAGATTaagatgagctgactgtGTCAGCTCTGATCATACGGTATCATATAGGTCAGAATCAATACATCATATAAATAAAATTAGTCTTTCACATGTTTccaagaaagaggtaaaaATAAACATCAAAATGGCGATTGTCTCGCTTCACGCCACTCCACTACAGCTGCGAGTACAGAATACGTTACTGTCAGAACCGTCTGACAGGTTTGAGGTCTCTTTGTTTGTTATTTTAGCTAAACTACTCTTTCTGTTCTACTATCAGGTTACATCAATACCACGTCACATTCCAGGTTAGACACATTTCCAGGTTCAGTCGTCCTTGAAATAGGTCTAAGCAGTTGTAGGAGCTTGTTGGCCCATTGAGGCGTAATAGCTATGAAAATAGGGTTAGGCGAGTTTCTCATAGTCGTGAGTGTCAGCAACTTACGCAGCGTAAGGATCAGCACCACCTGCTGGAGCTCCTTGACCATAAGCATTATCCTGTCCTCCGTATCCACCACCGTATCCGTAGCCTGCACCGCCTTGACCGTATCCCTGTTGTTGATATCCTTGATTGGGTGGTCCACCgtatccaccaccaccaggGGGACCACGAGAACCGCCTGGACCGTCTGTGTTAACACAAGGCATCAGTAAAACTTACAATGGAATTCTATTTTAGAGGGTCACTTACGACTGATCCAGTTCTCGGGGACTCGCCAAGGAGGCACTCTATCTTGCGCAGGTGGTGCAGCACCGATAGCGCCAGCTGGTCTACCGGAAGCAGcacctccacttccaccttcaccgagTTCGGCCATAAGAGCGGTATATTCAGAGTCGAAAGCGGTCTGTTTGTTCTGGGCCAGGTTGGGGTCCCCTCGTCCTCTACAATCCCTCGCCATGTGTCCTGCACCACCACATAACCTACAGATGACATTGGCACTGTACACTCGTTGTTGAGGACATTCCCATCTTCGATGACCTTTCTCACCACAATTCTGACAAAGCTGGTTCTCATCGTCTCGAAGAGTACCGTTAAGCGAAGCAAGTTCTCGGAGCTGGTTTCGTTTGTGGTCGTTCTGACCTTCGGGTGTAGAAGCGGCCTACGTTCACCAAAAATCATCAGTAAATGAAGGGATAATCTAACATAAAGAGGAGAACTTACAGTTTCAATAACCCTGTTAATCAATGCCACACATCCCTTTACCTTGTCTTCGGTATCCGCAGTGATAAGACAATGCagttcatcttgttcatcttctggGAAATCACCTGGtctacctttaccttctttcacaCTTCCTTTACCTCTAATACTGATCTTGGCAccactttctctttccattctcttAAGGGAATTACCACGAGGACCAACGAGTAAACCAAAGAAGTTGATTTCTGGGAATTCTTTCACTGGTATATATACTTTATCACTTGGtttaccaccacctcgtctATTTTGCATCTCCGCTGGCGGCCTGAAGTTGGGATCGGATTTCATAGCTCTATCTACCAATCTggctttttcatcttccaacttctttcggTATCGGATCTCACGAGTGTTGGTCCTTCGACCATAAGCGTCAtatgatggtggtggtgaaggtgatcgttGTCCTTCAGGAGGCACTACATCGCCAGTACGTAATTTTCGGTTGATCTCCTCCAGTCGAACGTGGATAGCATAGTTGTCCAATTCGGCTTGAGAGACCTTACCGGTGATGGCTACTGGAAGACCGGGTACGTCGACTTTGGCATCTCCCCATCTTGATCGTCTCTTTCTGGGTCCCTCTGCAACGTAAAACTAGGTAAGCAGGCATCATAGACGGTAGAGTCAGGACAagcaaactcaccttctccagcagCATCCCTTTCTCGTCCCCTTTCAGGTTCGTCATATCGACCTCTCCCGTCATCACCTCCATATCTATCTCTGTCTCCTCCACCACTACCGCCATATCTATCCCTGTCATCACGTCTGtgatcatccctccttctaTCATAATCGTCCCTTCGTCCGTAATCATCTCGGTCGGAACGTTCTCGGTCTTGACGACCGTTGAAGAATTGTATATCGGAGGCGGGAGGTCGTGGGGCGTGTGACGGAGGGTTGGAAGGGGGAGGAGCTTCTTCGGGTAAGCCAAATCGTCTTTTGTTACCTATAGGTACCTGAGAAATGGAAACAATGTCAGTGAAAGCATTTACAGATGAAAGAAAAATGGCATGACTAATACTAAGACTCACATCGTTAGTTCCCGTCGTCCGGGCTGCTGGTCTCCACATGTTGCACTGGTCTTCTTGCTGTCTCCTGTGACTGTTCAAGCACTTTTGATGGTATTCTTATTGGTGATGATaagagatgaatgattcaCAGCTGAAGTAATCGGAGTGAATGAGATGTAATCTAGACGAGATGAGGGGAAAAGAACAGCCCAGTAAGGTGGCAACCAATATCCGCAATATCAGTTTATTCTTTTTTATCCCAACCAGTCCTCTACACGTGGTATCCAGTTCGCCACCATGTACCATCCTACGTCTCTTGCGCTATCGTTTTCTTGCTGTTGTAGTGTCCATTTCTCTCTGACTGTATTCATCTATCAGCATCCCGGCTGAATCAGCTTTCACCTTGTAAACAGCACCACTTCTACGTTGCAGTGCAGCCAGTAATTCAGAGCCATCGCCAAAATGCTCAACACCAGTGGTAGGTATCTGCATCCTGACTTGCCTGTACCCTTCATGTCTCCTTGTTATACATGCTGACCTCCACTTATTTCAGCTGCCCTCCAAGGGGGTAAGATGTCCCGAGAAGAGTTCCGACGACAAAAAGATCTCGACGCAGCTCGTAAAGCCGGTACAGCCCCAGCTGCAgtcgacgaagaaggaaatgCTATCAACCCCCATATCCCAGAATATATCACCAAAGCACCTTGGTATGCCGATACTGGCAAACCATCATTGGCACATCAACGTATCGGTAAAAGCGATGGACCTGCTCTAAAGCTAGatgaatggtatgaaagAGGTCAGACGGCAGGACCGGCAGCAAAGAAATATCGTAAAGGTGCATGTGAGAATTGTGGAGCGATGACACataagaagaaagattgTTTAGAAAGACCTCGTAAGAAAGGAGCTAAATTTACCAATAAGGATATAGCTCCTGATGAGGTGATTCAGAATTTCCAAAGTGATTACGATTCGAAGAGAGATAGGTGGAATGGATatgatccatcatcatataaGAACATAgtagatgaatatgaagCTACTGAAGCTGCCAGAAAGAAAtaccgagaagaagaaattgataATCAAACTTCAACTGCGGACATGTCAACAGCTAAGAAATTAGctaaaaaggagaagaaggagaatggaggTGACggagacgatgatgatttcggttctagtgatgaggatgaagatgatgaagataaatATGCAGAGGCTGCTGATCAGATTGGTCAAAAGTTGGATACGAAAACTAGAATTACTGTTAGAAACTTGCGTATCAGGGAAGATACGGCGAAGTATCTACATAATCTAGATGCGGAATCGGCATACTACGATCCAAAGACTAGATCGATGAGAGATGCTCCTATACAAGGTATGGCTCCggaggatgtgagtgtcttTCATTACAGGTAATAACTTCGTAATATATGCTGATGGTCTATACAGATGAAATTCGCAGGAGACAATTTCCAGCGATACTCAGGAGATGCAACCAACATACAGAAACTACAGATGTTTGCCTGGCAGTCATCTCAACGTGGACACAACGTTCATATGCTTGCTAATCCGACGGCTGGTGAACTGTTACACAAAGAATTccaggagaagaaagaggtgcTCAAGGATACGAACAAAAATTCGATCTTAGCTAGATATGGTGGGGAAGAGCATCTGGAAAGATTGCCCAGAGAGTTGTTGAATGGTCAGACGGAGGATTGTGAGTTTCCCCTCCTCAGCTCGAAAGTAAAACTCACTAATTGGGATCACCCAATGTAGATGTCGAATACTCTCGATCCGGTCAAGTCGTGAAAGGTAGAGAAAGAGCTATACCGAGATCCAagtatgatgaagatggtgagttgattctTGGCTTCCATTGTTTCATTGGCCATCAACTGATATACATTGGATGTGAATAGTGTATATCAACAATCACACGGCCGTCTGGGGATCATACTACGATCTCTCAAGTGGACAGTGGGGATATGGATGCTGTCATTCCCTCATATCTGGTTCTTATTGTACTGGCGAAGCAGGTAAGACAGCCAACAGTTCATCAAGTGTATCAGCCCTATTGGAATCTTCAGCAAGGGTaaaagagattgaagaaaaggccgagaaagagaggaaatcATTGGCAGAACAACATCTTGAAGATCTAGCTTCGGgcaagaaagataaaggcaaagaaagagaagcgCCAAAATATGGTAGTAGAcctgatgatttgttggaTGACGATAAAGTAGATttggataaagagaaattgaGAAAAGCTCTGGAGcaggaaaagaagaggaaaggtttgaatgaagatgatgcttgGGAACAAAATAAGAAATCGAAAACTGATGTTACTCAGGAAGAAATGGGTAAGTTAAGTCAAATACCCATCTTCTGGTTGTTTTGTCAATCGAATCGAATTGAATCGTGTACTGATTTGAACTTGATTGTGTGATTTTGCAGAGGCATACAGGTTATCAAGACAGGGATACGAAGATCCAATGGCGAATTACAAAGATACGGGCGGTTATGATCTGGTTTAAGTTTTTTTATGTATTCTGTCAAGAGAGTTATATGTACTATTTTATCAATGCAATGCATCCGAGATCTGAGATCGTAttcaatgatgattgatgagatataCTGGTAAGTGAATTACGAAAATGCTATATAATACTTAGGTACCTCTTAAGAAGCTCAGCGTACCTAAACTATATCCAATCAACCCTCTCAGTCTCCTACTTTCCCTCTCCTGTTCAATTTTcaattctttcaatttctctcccaatccctcttctccatcttgcGAGCTACCATTCGAGATCAATAAATCTGAATGTACCGACAAGAAAATCGATAAGATCGATTGTACAGCTTCGTAATCCCTCTTAGACTTCAAGCGACCTATCAAACTTGCCAAAAACATGTTCAAGTGATCCAGAGAGTTGAGTGATCGGATTTCGAGGTCTAGGGTGGATGGTGGGAGGGATTTCATATATTCGAAGAATGAATTATCTACCATAGTGACAACATAATATCAGCAAAAAGTGATATATAGATGACTGACAGATGTTTGAAGAGAAGTGACAGTTTTGTAGATTCAATACTCACAATCACCATTTTCGTCTTCCCGAGATAACCTTTTTGTGAATTCACTTTCCAACCATCCACTAGCCAGATCCAATCTATTTCCATTCTGTCCATTGGAAGCagtatctttctcttgagCTGCAGACAAGTCAAATCGAGTTTCCAGACCTGATACAGtaggtaagaagaaaggtgcCGCTTCAGGTGCTTTTGGCGCTTCTTTAGGTTTATTACGTTGCTATGTCCATACAGCCGTTAGTATCAAGATGGTTTAAATATTTGACAATATGTATGCTCACCTTGATGGTTTCAAGGTTGAGT
The nucleotide sequence above comes from Kwoniella europaea PYCC6329 chromosome 1, complete sequence. Encoded proteins:
- a CDS encoding pre-mRNA-splicing factor SLU7 encodes the protein MLNTSAALQGGKMSREEFRRQKDLDAARKAGTAPAAVDEEGNAINPHIPEYITKAPWYADTGKPSLAHQRIGKSDGPALKLDEWYERGQTAGPAAKKYRKGACENCGAMTHKKKDCLERPRKKGAKFTNKDIAPDEVIQNFQSDYDSKRDRWNGYDPSSYKNIVDEYEATEAARKKYREEEIDNQTSTADMSTAKKLAKKEKKENGGDGDDDDFGSSDEDEDDEDKYAEAADQIGQKLDTKTRITVRNLRIREDTAKYLHNLDAESAYYDPKTRSMRDAPIQGMAPEDMKFAGDNFQRYSGDATNIQKLQMFAWQSSQRGHNVHMLANPTAGELLHKEFQEKKEVLKDTNKNSILARYGGEEHLERLPRELLNGQTEDYVEYSRSGQVVKGRERAIPRSKYDEDVYINNHTAVWGSYYDLSSGQWGYGCCHSLISGSYCTGEAGKTANSSSSVSALLESSARVKEIEEKAEKERKSLAEQHLEDLASGKKDKGKEREAPKYGSRPDDLLDDDKVDLDKEKLRKALEQEKKRKGLNEDDAWEQNKKSKTDVTQEEMEAYRLSRQGYEDPMANYKDTGGYDLV
- a CDS encoding branchpoint-bridging protein, coding for MWRPAARTTGTNDVPIGNKRRFGLPEEAPPPSNPPSHAPRPPASDIQFFNGRQDRERSDRDDYGRRDDYDRRRDDHRRDDRDRYGGSGGGDRDRYGGDDGRGRYDEPERGRERDAAGEEGPRKRRSRWGDAKVDVPGLPVAITGKVSQAELDNYAIHVRLEEINRKLRTGDVVPPEGQRSPSPPPSYDAYGRRTNTREIRYRKKLEDEKARLVDRAMKSDPNFRPPAEMQNRRGGGKPSDKVYIPVKEFPEINFFGLLVGPRGNSLKRMERESGAKISIRGKGSVKEGKGRPGDFPEDEQDELHCLITADTEDKVKGCVALINRVIETAASTPEGQNDHKRNQLRELASLNGTLRDDENQLCQNCGEKGHRRWECPQQRVYSANVICRLCGGAGHMARDCRGRGDPNLAQNKQTAFDSEYTALMAELGEGGSGGAASGRPAGAIGAAPPAQDRVPPWRVPENWISHGPGGSRGPPGGGGYGGPPNQGYQQQGYGQGGAGYGYGGGYGGQDNAYGQGAPAGGADPYAAYYASMGQQAPTTA